The following proteins come from a genomic window of Candidozyma auris chromosome 4, complete sequence:
- the GRP1 gene encoding Grp1p has product MAQTVLLTGASGFIAQHIAKLLVTEGYSVVGTVRSKNKGNQLVENLKKLGSGSFTYEIVSDIAEENAFDEAFSKHPEISVVLHTASPFFYDTKDPEKELILPAIRGTDNVFGVIKKQVDAGTCKIERVVLTSSDAALYSAEDEQRKELHFDETSWNQITYEDAVKDPISAYYGAKTFAERKAWEFSKQDGFPPLTAVNPVYVFGPQAFDTEAKGKLNTSNEMIRGLLSLDDGDTFSNETGGYIDVRDVARAHVLAFQEDQLMCKRLFMTNGNFSVQMMLDVIHKHFPQFSEVPKGNPGSGELDTTSLAKKDNKETRELVGFEFVPFEKMVVDVVGQIVRAAGEER; this is encoded by the coding sequence ATGGCCCAAACGGTGTTGTTGACGGGAGCCTCGGGATTCATTGCCCAGCACATAGCAAAATTGCTTGTTACGGAAGGTTACAGCGTGGTGGGAACCGTGAGACTGAAGAACAAGGGCAACCAGCTTGTggaaaacttgaagaaacttgGATCTGGCTCCTTTACATATGAGATCGTCAGCGATATTGCTGAGGAAAATGCCTTTGACGAAGCTTTTAGCAAGCATCCCGAAATCAGCGTTGTTTTACACACGGCGTCGCCGTTTTTTTACGATACCAAGGACCCAGAGAAGGAGCTTATTTTGCCGGCCATTCGAGGCACAGACAACGTTTTCGGCgtcatcaaaaagcaagTTGATGCTGGCACTTGCAAAATCGAACGTGTGGTGCTCACATCCAGCGATGCTGCGTTGTACCTGGCAGAAGATGAGCAGAGAAAGGAACTACACTTTGATGAGACCTCGTGGAACCAAATTACGTACGAGGATGCGGTCAAGGATCCCATCAGCGCATACTACGGTGCAAAGACGTTTGCAGAGAGAAAAGCGTGGGAATTCTCCAAACAAGATGGGTTCCCTCCACTCACTGCGGTGAACCCAGTGTACGTATTTGGGCCTCAGGCGTTCGACACCGAGGCCAAGGGCAAGCTAAACACGTCCAACGAGATGATACGTGGCCTTTTGCTGTTGGACGACGGCGATACGTTTTCAAACGAAACTGGAGGCTACATTGACGTGAGGGATGTGGCTCGTGCACATGTGTTGGCCTTTCAGGAAGACCAGCTCATGTGCAAAAGGCTTTTTATGACCAATGGCAACTTCAGCGTGCAAATGATGCTTGACGTAATTCACAAGCACTTTCCGCAATTTTCAGAGGTTCCTAAGGGCAATCCAGGTTCTGGAGAGTTGGACACTACTAGtttggcaaagaaggatAATAAGGAGACCAGAGAGTTGGTGGGATTCGAGTTTGTACCGTTTGAGAAGATGGTGGTGGATGTCGTTGGACAGATCGTGAGAGCAGCAGGTGAAGAGCGCTGA
- a CDS encoding sugar porter family MFS transporter yields the protein MGLSAYEERMVKPALAFRKFLDHGPKITNIFFIASISCISGLMFGFDISSMSAFLDQKAYLSYFNHPGSDMQGFITASMSLGSFFGSLASSFVSEPFGRRASLMICAWLWMIGAAIQSSAQNRPQLIIGRFISGAGIGFGSSVAPVYGSELSPRKVRGFIGGMFQTSITLGILVMFYICFGCSHIDGVASFRISWGIQIVPGLILFLGLFFIPESPRWLAKNGYWDEAEQIVADINAKGNREDPDVIIEVQEIKDQLLLEENVKAFTFAKLFSKKYLPRTITALFAQIWQQMTGMNVMMYYIVYVFKMAGISGNANLVSSSIQYVLNFGMTVIALFLMDKIGRRPLLLIGAAFMTTWQFAVAGLLGHYSVPYPDSGNDSVTIQITDEHKPAARGVIAACYLFVCSFAVSWGVVIWVYVSEMWGDSVSRQRGAALATAANWIFNFAIAMFTPPSFKNINWRTYIIYASCCVAMGLHVFFFFPETKGKRLEEIDQIWTEKIPAWKSASFVPKVPILPEEIEEKAAAEHAENNQRSSSDSPTEKDPNLAV from the coding sequence ATGGGCTTGTCGGCGTACGAAGAGCGCATGGTCAAGCCAGCGTTGGCTTTCAGAAAGTTTCTCGATCACGGCCCgaagatcaccaacatcttcttcatcgccaGTATCTCGTGTATCTCGGGCTTGATGTTTGGTTTTGACATCTCGTCCATGTCGGCGTTTTTAGACCAGAAGGCATACCTTCTGTACTTCAACCACCCAGGCTCCGATATGCAAGGCTTCATCACCGCTTCCATGTCGCTTggttccttctttggttcTTTGGCCTCGTCGTTTGTGTCTGAGCCTTTTGGTCGTAGAGCgtcgttgatgatttgCGCCTGGTTGTGGATGATTGGTGCTGCCATCCAGTCGTCTGCTCAGAACAGGCCGCAATTGATCATTGGAAGATTCATTTCTGGTGCTGGCATTGGCTTTGGTTCTTCGGTGGCTCCCGTCTACGGCTCGGAGCTTTCCCCAAGAAAAGTCAGAGGTTTCATTGGCGGGATGTTCCAAACCAGTATTACGTTGGGcatcttggtgatgttctACAtttgctttggctgcaGCCACATCGACGGCGTGGCCTCGTTCAGAATCTCCTGGGGCATTCAGATTGTGCCTGGTCTTATTTTGTTCCTCGGCTTGTTTTTCATCCCAGAATCCCCCCGATGGCTAGCCAAAAACGGCTACTGGGACGAGGCAGAGCAGATTGTCGCTGATATCAACGCCAAGGGTAACAGAGAGGACCCTGATGTGATCATTGAGGTCCAGGAGATCAAGGACCAGTTgcttttggaggagaacGTCAAGGCTTTCACCTTTGCCAAATtgttctccaagaagtACCTCCCCAGAACCATCACCGCCTTGTTCGCCCAGATCTGGCAGCAGATGACTGGTATGAACGTCATGATGTACTACATTGTCTATGTGTTCAAGATGGCGGGTATTTCTGGTAACGCCAActtggtttcttcttcgatcCAGTATGTGTTGAACTTTGGCATGACGGTGAttgctcttttcttgatggacAAGATTGGAAGAAGACCCTTGTTGTTGATCGGCGCTGCTTTCATGACCACCTGGCAGTTTGCTGTTGCCGGGCTTTTGGGCCACTATTCCGTTCCCTACCCTGACTCTGGCAATGATTCCGTGACCATCCAAATCACCGATGAGCACAAGCCTGCTGCTAGAGGTGTGATCGCTGCTTGTTACTTGTTTGTTTGTTCCTTTGCTGTTTCCTGGGGTGTGGTTATCTGGGTGTATGTTTCTGAGATGTGGGGAGACTCTGTTTCCAGACAAAGAGGTGCTGCTTTGGCCACAGCCGCCAACtggatcttcaacttcgcCATTGCTATGTTCACGCCTCCTTCgttcaaaaacatcaattgGAGAACCTACATCATCTACGCCTCGTGCTGTGTGGCCATGGGCCTCCAtgtgttcttcttcttccccGAGACCAAGGGTAAGAGATTGGAGGAAATCGACCAGATCTGGACAGAAAAGATCCCAGCATGGAAGAGTGCCTCTTTTGTGCCAAAAGTGCCAATCTTGCCCgaagaaatcgaagaaAAGGCTGCGGCAGAGCACGCAGAGAACAACCAGCGGTCTTCTTCCGATTCGCCTACAGAAAAGGACCCCAACTTGGCTGTCTAG
- the HGT12 gene encoding Hgt12p gives MGLEDNELVKRFINVGEKKAGSTTMGIIVGMFAAFGGVLYGYDTGTINGVMAMKYVKARFPGNGEEFTSSETSLIVSILSVGTFFGSLAAPFFTDTIGRKWCLILSSLVVFNVGVVLQTAATNIPLLCVGRAIAGGGVGLISSTIPLYQSEAAPKWIRGAIVSCYQWAITIGIFLAAVFNQATHSRNDSGSYRIPIALQLLWSLILGIGMFFLPETPRFYVSKEREDKAMEALSKLRKLPTDHPDLIEEYDDIKAAYEFEKEYGKSSWGQVLSNKNHQRKRLATGVLCQAFQQLTGVNFIFYFGTNFFNAAGVDGFVTTLATNIVNVGATVPGILLMEIAGRRNILLGGAAGMSISQLIVAIVGVAASSDSSKKVLVAFSCIFIAFFAATWGPCAWVVIGELFPLRTRAKSVALCTASNWLWNWGIAYATPYMVDKDKGNLGTNVFFIWGGCNCLCFIFAWIFIYETKNLTLEQVDELYERVPHAWKSQGFIPTEHAFREDVHVDSRLDDTKAEAISIEETSV, from the coding sequence ATGGGCCTCGAGGATAACGAGCTAGTCAAGCGTTTCATCAACGTCGGCGAGAAGAAAGCCGGCTCCACCACCATGGGCATCATCGTCGGTATGTTTGCTGCCTTTGGTGGTGTTTTGTACGGCTACGACACCGGTACCATCAACGGTGTCATGGCCATGAAGTATGTCAAGGCGCGTTTCCCTGGCAACGGTGAAGAGTTCACCTCGTCAGAAACGTCGCTTATTGTGTCGATTTTATCGGTGGGTACCTTCTTTGGGTCCCTTGCTGCTCCTTTTTTCACAGACACCATCGGTAGAAAATGGTGTTTGATTTTGTCGTCGTTGGTGGTGTTCAATGTCGGTGTCGTGTTGCAAACTGCCGCCACAAACATTCCTTTGCTCTGTGTGGGCAGAGCCATTGCTGGAGGAGGTGTCGGTTTGATTTCCTCCACCATTCCTCTCTACCAGTCAGAAGCCGCTCCCAAGTGGATCAGAGGTGCCATTGTGTCGTGCTACCAGTGGGCCATCACCATTGGTATCTTTTTGGCTGCTGTGTTCAACCAAGCCACCCACTCCAGAAACGACTCCGGCTCCTACAGAATCCCCATTGCTCTCCAGCTTCTCTGgtccttgattttgggtATCGGtatgttcttcttgcctgAAACGCCTCGTTTCTACGTTtccaaagagagagaggACAAGGCCATGGAGGCGCTTTCTAAGCTCAGAAAGCTCCCCACTGACCACCCGGATTTGATTGAAGAGTACGACGATATCAAGGCTGCGTACGAGTTCGAGAAGGAGTACGGCAAGTCGTCTTGGGGCCAGGTTTTGTCCAACAAGAACCACCAGCGCAAGAGATTGGCCACGGGTGTGTTGTGCCAGGCGTTCCAGCAGTTGACCGGTGTCAACTTCATTTTCTACTTTGGtaccaacttcttcaacgctGCGGGTGTCGATGGTTTTGTGACCACTTTGGCCACCAACATCGTCAATGTCGGCGCTACGGTCCCTGGTATTCTTTTGATGGAAATCGCCGGTAGAAGAaacattcttcttggaggcGCTGCGGGTATGTCTATTTCTCAGCTTATTGTGGCCATTGTGGGAGTTGCGGCCTCGTCTGACTCGTCCAAGAAGGTGCTTGTGGCCTTTTCGTGTATTTTCattgctttctttgccgCTACTTGGGGTCCTTGCGCCTGGGTTGTGATTGGTGAGTTGTTCCCCTTGAGAACCAGAGCCAAATCGGTAGCTCTCTGTACAGCTTCCAACTGGTTATGGAACTGGGGAATTGCCTACGCTACGCCTTACATGGTCGACAAGGACAAGGGCAACTTGGGCACCAACGTGTTCTTCATTTGGGGCGGGTGCAACTGCTTGTGTTTCATTTTCGCCTGGATCTTCATCTACGAGACCAAGAATCTTACCTTGGAGCAGGTGGACGAATTGTACGAAAGAGTTCCCCACGCCTGGAAGTCCCAGGGCTTCATTCCTACCGAGCACGCCTTCAGAGAAGACGTCCATGTGGACTCGAGGTTGGACGACACCAAGGCCGAGGCCATTTCAATCGAGGAGACCAGCGTTTAA